From the genome of Methanobrevibacter sp., one region includes:
- a CDS encoding iron ABC transporter permease, whose translation MDKETKEIMSIVLLIFFPIIVFFASFLIGRYPISPIDVVKTLLCPIFPQLEVSSTITTIVFEIRLPRIIGAIVVGACLAISGAAFQSIFKNPLVSSDLLGVSNGAGFGAALAILISGANIITQIFAFVFGLISVSITYLISRTYKAGGILVLVLSGVAISAFFNALISAIKFIADPDDKLPEIVYWLMGSLASINVEKLLMIAIPVIIGLVILLLLRWHMNLLAMGDEEAQSLGLNPSRIRLLIIAGCTLLTSAAVSISGIVGWIGLIIPHMTRMIVGPDNRRLLPASLSLGGSFLLLIDNISRAVISIEIPIGILTAIIGVPIFLYLLKRGYSEWS comes from the coding sequence ATGGATAAAGAAACAAAAGAGATTATGAGTATTGTGCTTTTAATCTTTTTTCCAATAATCGTATTTTTCGCATCATTTCTCATTGGCAGATATCCAATCAGTCCAATCGATGTTGTAAAAACGTTATTGTGTCCAATATTTCCGCAATTGGAAGTTTCATCAACAATAACGACAATCGTATTTGAAATAAGGCTTCCAAGAATTATCGGAGCTATTGTTGTCGGAGCATGTCTTGCGATTTCAGGCGCTGCATTTCAATCCATATTCAAAAATCCTCTTGTATCCTCGGATTTGCTTGGGGTATCTAATGGTGCAGGATTCGGAGCGGCTCTTGCTATTTTAATCAGCGGAGCCAATATCATAACTCAAATATTCGCATTTGTTTTTGGTTTAATTTCAGTATCGATTACTTATTTGATATCAAGGACTTATAAGGCTGGAGGAATACTTGTTCTGGTATTGTCTGGAGTTGCAATTTCAGCATTTTTCAATGCATTGATATCTGCAATAAAATTCATAGCAGATCCCGATGATAAATTGCCGGAGATTGTATACTGGCTTATGGGGTCTTTAGCTTCAATTAATGTTGAAAAACTACTGATGATAGCAATACCTGTGATAATAGGTCTTGTAATACTTCTGCTTTTAAGATGGCATATGAATCTGCTTGCAATGGGCGATGAGGAAGCTCAGTCTTTGGGTTTGAATCCATCAAGAATCAGATTGCTCATTATTGCAGGATGCACATTGCTGACATCAGCTGCAGTTTCAATAAGTGGTATTGTAGGTTGGATTGGTTTAATCATCCCTCATATGACTCGTATGATTGTGGGTCCGGATAATCGGCGTTTACTTCCAGCATCATTAAGTTTGGGGGGAAGTTTCTTGCTGTTAATTGACAATATCTCTAGAGCAGTGATATCTATTGAAATTCCAATTGGAATACTCACGGCCATTATTGGAGTTCCAATATTCCTATACTTACTTAAACGGGGGTATTCCGAATGGTCATAG
- a CDS encoding iron ABC transporter substrate-binding protein, whose protein sequence is MEKKIKVIILLLIVLAVAGIATHLFLTPSTVETEGSRNITDMINRSVEIPASVNSVVATSPPMTTVLYMIAPDKLKAVNFQWTDDELKYVPSQYQNYPVVGGWYGSQDGSYEEFIASEPGIVIESIDEGGDGDLSTVQERQEKFGTIPVIAVNDTTNVENIGDSITFIGEVVGAEDEAKKLNDFNNKYLDMVHERESQLSDADRKTVYYARGDDGLQTNPSHSTHGQLIDLVGGVNVADSVGQGNTTGGVQVSMEQVISWNPDVIITDDPEFYASVYNDSNWGKIDAVKNKEVYLSPQSPFKWFDRPVGANMIIGVPWTAKVIYPEDYKDIDMVDATQEFYSNFYHIDLSDEEAKQILLDSGLKESDL, encoded by the coding sequence ATGGAAAAGAAAATAAAAGTAATAATTTTATTATTAATTGTTTTAGCAGTAGCGGGCATTGCAACGCATTTATTTTTGACTCCTTCGACTGTAGAAACTGAAGGATCAAGAAATATCACTGACATGATTAACAGGTCAGTGGAAATACCCGCTTCTGTTAATAGTGTTGTTGCAACTAGTCCTCCCATGACTACTGTGTTGTACATGATTGCGCCGGATAAATTAAAAGCGGTCAACTTCCAATGGACGGATGACGAATTGAAATATGTTCCAAGCCAATACCAGAATTATCCTGTTGTTGGCGGCTGGTATGGTTCTCAAGATGGTAGTTATGAAGAGTTCATTGCATCCGAACCTGGTATTGTCATAGAATCCATTGATGAAGGTGGAGATGGCGATTTGTCAACTGTTCAAGAACGCCAGGAAAAATTCGGAACCATTCCGGTAATTGCGGTAAATGATACCACAAATGTTGAGAATATCGGTGATTCCATAACATTCATAGGCGAAGTTGTTGGGGCAGAGGATGAAGCAAAGAAATTAAACGATTTCAACAATAAGTATCTGGACATGGTTCATGAAAGGGAATCCCAATTGTCAGACGCTGATAGGAAAACGGTCTATTATGCCCGTGGTGATGATGGACTTCAAACAAACCCTTCACATTCAACCCATGGGCAACTGATTGACTTGGTCGGGGGCGTTAATGTTGCGGATTCCGTTGGCCAAGGAAATACGACCGGAGGAGTCCAGGTTTCAATGGAACAGGTAATCAGTTGGAATCCGGATGTAATCATCACTGATGACCCTGAATTTTATGCAAGCGTTTATAACGACTCCAATTGGGGCAAAATTGATGCGGTTAAAAACAAGGAAGTGTATTTATCTCCTCAATCTCCGTTTAAATGGTTTGACAGGCCGGTTGGGGCAAACATGATTATAGGAGTTCCATGGACTGCAAAAGTAATATATCCTGAAGATTACAAGGACATTGATATGGTGGATGCAACTCAGGAATTCTACTCTAACTTCTATCATATTGATTTAAGCGATGAAGAGGCAAAACAAATTTTACTTGATTCAGGACTTAAAGAGTCAGATTTATAG